Below is a genomic region from Candidatus Chlorobium masyuteum.
TCCGGTTGATCTTGGCGAGGTAAAGCTGACGATTGCAAAGTTTTACCGGATTTCGGGAGGCAGTACCCAGCACAAGGGGGTAGAGCCGGATCTTGTTATGCCATCGATGATCGACACGGCAACAGTTGGAGAGGATACCTATACAAGCAGTCTGCCATTCAGCACCATTTCTCCGGCCAATTACCAGCCTGTTGCAGCACTTTCGCAGGCGGAGATCGGAGTGCTTCGTCAAAAAGAGCTTGAGCGCTCTAAAGCGAACCCTCTTTACCAGACCTATCTTCGGGACCTGAAAACCATCGACCTGATCCGGAAAAGAAAAGGTGCATCCCTGCAGGAAACGGCGTTTAAATCGGCCATGGAGAACATAAAAAAGATCGAGAAACAGTGGGTACTCGACTCTTCAAAAGAGTCAGATAACGATCTGCTGCTTATTGAGTCTGCCGGAGTGGTTTCTGATATGGCGAAGCTCCGCGACGGGAAGTGATTCCGGATTTGAAGAGATGTTGAATTCTTAATTCCGGATTTTGAATGCATGGGCAGACCGGTCTGTTTGCCCATTTGATCTGAAAACAGAAAAAGCCTCTTTTGACAGAGGCTTTTTTGTTTTGCTGAGCGGGAAACGAGACTCGAACTCGCGACCCCAACCTTGGCAAGGTTGTGCTCTACCAACTGAGCTATTCCCGCTTAATGAGCCATAAATATAAGGATATTTTTTTTTCGTGCAACTCCTTCATGCATTTTCTTGAGAAAGATGCTTTTGCACTAAGACCCTCCCCAACGACGCAATCATATCGCAGAATAAATTCAGAGCAGCTCCCTACAGCGACAGCTCCCGGATGATCGTTTCCATATCCTTGTCACCCCTGCCGGAGAGATTGACTACGATAATGCTCTCCTCTCTCATTTTCGGCGCTCTCGTTATCGCGTAGTGGATGGCATGTGCCGATTCCAGCGCACAGATGATACCTTCAGTTGCCGCAAGGGTTTTGAGTGCGGTGAGTGCCTCCCTGTCGGTGGTTGAGGTGTAGGTTACCAGTCCGAGTTCCTGCAGGTAGCAGTGTTCGGGCCCTACTCCCGGATAGTCAAGCCCGGCGGAGATGGAGTGTGCCTCCTCAACCTGGCCGTCCTCATTCTGGAGGAGTTTGGTCATGGCGCCGTGGAGTACACCGGTTTTGCCAAGCGTAAGCGAAGCGGCGTGCCGTCCCTGAAGCCCCTCTCCAGCCGCTTCAACACCGACAAGTTCGATGGGGGGGGCATCTTTGAGGAATTCGTAAAACATGCCGACCGCATTGCTCCCGCCTCCCACGCATGCCGTGATGACATCGGGCAGTCTGCCTGCCTGGGCAATAATCTGTGAGCGGGTTTCCTGCCCGATCACCGCCTGAAAATCACGAACGATCATCGGGTAGGGATGCATGCCGACAACCGAACCGATAATATAGAAGGTCTCTTCAGGATTATTCATCCAGTCGCGGATAGCTTCGCTTGTGGCATCCTTGAGCGTTTTTGATCCGCTGCTGACGGCTCTGACCTCAGCGCCGAGAAGCTTCATTCTTGCAACATTCGGCGCCTGGCGCCGGATATCCTCTTCACCCATATAGACGATGCAGTTCAAATCAAAGAGTGCACAAACCGTTGCTGTAGCTACACCATGCTGACCGGCACCGGTTTCGGCAATCACCCTTTTCTTTCCCATTCGCCGGGCAAGCAGCACCTGGCCGAGGGCGTTGTTGATTTTATGGGCTCCGGTATGGCAGAGATCCTCCCGCTTCAGATAGATCTGTGCACCTCGCAGATTGCGGCTGAGCCGGCCGGCGTGATAGAGTGGTGTGGGACGTCCCACATAATCACGGAGGAGAAGATTCAGTTCAGACTGAAACAGCGGATCGTTTTTTGCTTTT
It encodes:
- the trpB gene encoding tryptophan synthase subunit beta yields the protein MVATLYSAPDKAGHFGNFGGKFIPETLIKNAADLELEYIKAKNDPLFQSELNLLLRDYVGRPTPLYHAGRLSRNLRGAQIYLKREDLCHTGAHKINNALGQVLLARRMGKKRVIAETGAGQHGVATATVCALFDLNCIVYMGEEDIRRQAPNVARMKLLGAEVRAVSSGSKTLKDATSEAIRDWMNNPEETFYIIGSVVGMHPYPMIVRDFQAVIGQETRSQIIAQAGRLPDVITACVGGGSNAVGMFYEFLKDAPPIELVGVEAAGEGLQGRHAASLTLGKTGVLHGAMTKLLQNEDGQVEEAHSISAGLDYPGVGPEHCYLQELGLVTYTSTTDREALTALKTLAATEGIICALESAHAIHYAITRAPKMREESIIVVNLSGRGDKDMETIIRELSL